One Rhinopithecus roxellana isolate Shanxi Qingling chromosome 7, ASM756505v1, whole genome shotgun sequence DNA segment encodes these proteins:
- the LOC115898748 gene encoding DNA repair protein XRCC1 isoform X1, translating to MPEIRLRHVVSCSSQDSTHCADNLLKADTYRKWRAAKAGEKTISVVLQLEKEEQIHSVDIGNDGSAFVEVLVGSSAGGAGEQDYEVLLVTSSFMSPSESRSGSNPNRVRMFGPDKLVRAAAEKRWDRVKIVCSQPYSKDSPFGLSFVRFHSPPDKDEAEAPSQKVTVTKLGQFRVKEEDESANSLRPGALFFSRINKTSPVTASDPAGPSYAAATLQASSAASSASPVSRAIGATSKPQESPKGKRKLDLNQEEKKTPSKPPAQLSPSVPKRPKLPAPTRTPAVVPVPAPAQGAVTGKPRGEGTEPRRPRAGPEDLGKILQGVVVVLSGFQNPFRSELRDKALELGAKYRPDWTQDSTHLICAFANTPKYSQVLGLGGRIVRKEWVLDCHRMRRRLPSRRYLMAGPGSSSEEDEASHSGSSGDEASKLPRKRPQTKTKPTQATGPSSPQKPPSPEETKAASSVLQEDIDIEGEQSEGQDNGAEDSGDTEDELRRVAEQKEHRPPPGQEENGEDPYAGSTDENTDDEEHQEPPDLPVPELPDFFQGKHFFLYGEFPGDERRKLIRYVTAFNGELEDCMSDRVQFVITAQEWDPSFEEALMDNPSLAFVRPRWIYSCNEKQKLLPHQLYGVVPQA from the coding sequence ATGCCGGAGATCCGCCTCCGCCATGTCGTGTCCTGCAGCAGCCAGGACTCGACTCACTGTGCAGACAATCTTCTCAAGGCAGACACTTACCGAAAATGGCGGGCAGCCAAGGCAGGCGAGAAGACCATCTCTGTGGTCCTACAGTTGGAGAAGGAGGAACAGATACACAGTGTGGACATTGGGAATGATGGCTCAGCTTTCGTGGAGGTGCTGGTAGGCAGTTCAGCTGGAGGCGCTGGGGAGCAAGACTATGAGGTCCTTCTGGTCACCTCATCTTTCATGTCCCCTTCTGAGagccgcagtggctcaaaccCCAACCGCGTTCGCATGTTTGGACCTGACAAGCTGGTCCGGGCAGCCGCCGAGAAGCGCTGGGACCGGGTCAAAATTGTCTGTAGCCAGCCCTACAGCAAGGACTCCCCCTTTGGCTTGAGTTTTGTACGGTTTCATAGCCCCCCAGACAAAGATGAGGCAGAGGCCCCGTCCCAGAAGGTGACAGTGACCAAGCTCGGCCAGTTCCGTGTGAAGGAGGAGGATGAGAGCGCCAACTCTTTGAGGCCGGGGGCTCTCTTCTTCAGCCGGATCAACAAGACATCCCCAGTCACGGCCAGCGACCCGGCAGGACCCAGCTATGCAGCTGCTACCCTCCAGGCCTCTAGtgctgcctcctcagcctctccagtctCCAGGGCCATAGGCGCCACCTCCAAGCCCCAGGAGTCTCCCAAAGGGAAGAGGAAGTTGGAtttgaaccaagaagaaaagaagaccCCCAGCAAACCACCAGCCCAGCTGTCGCCATCTGTTCCCAAGAGACCTAAATTACCAGCTCCCACTCGTACCCCAGCCGTAGTCCCAGTCCCTGCCCCAGCACAGGGGGCAGTGACAGGCAAGCCCCGAGGAGAAGGCACCGAGCCCAGACGACCCCGAGCTGGCCCAGAGGACCTAGGGAAGATCCTTCAGGGTGTGGTAGTGGTGCTGAGTGGCTTCCAGAACCCATTCCGCTCTGAGCTGCGAGATAAGGCCCTAGAGCTTGGGGCCAAGTACCGACCAGACTGGACCCAGGACAGCACGCACCTCATCTGTGCCTTTGCCAACACCCCCAAGTACAGCCAGGTCCTAGGCCTGGGAGGCCGCATCGTGCGTAAGGAGTGGGTGCTGGACTGTCACCGCATGCGTCGGCGGCTGCCCTCCCGAAGGTACCTCATGGCAGGGCCAGGCTCCAGCAGCGAGGAGGATGAGGCCTCTCACAGCGGCAGCAGTGGAGATGAAGCCTCCAAGCTTCCTCGAAAGCGCCCCCAGACCAAAACCAAACCCACTCAGGCAACGGGACCCAGCTCACCCCAGAAGCCCCCATCCCCTGAAGAGACCAAAGCAGCCTCATCAGTGCTCCAGGAAGATATAGACATTGAGGGGGAACAGTCAGAAGGACAGGACAACGGGGCGGAAGATTCTGGGGACACAGAGGATGAGCTGAGGAGGGTGGCTGAGCAGAAGGAACACAGACCACCCCCTGGCCAGGAGGAGAACGGGGAAGACCCGTATGCAGGCTCCACGGATGAGAACACGGACGATGAGGAACACCAGGAGCCACCTGATCTGCCAGTCCCTGAGCTCCCAGATTTCTTCCAGGGGAAGCACTTCTTCCTTTACGGGGAGTTCCCTGGGGATGAGCGGCGGAAACTCATCCGATATGTCACAGCCTTCAATGGTGAGCTCGAGGACTGTATGAGTGACCGGGTTCAGTTTGTGATCACGGCACAGGAATGGGATCCCAGTTTTGAGGAGGCCCTGATGGACAACCCCTCCCTGGCATTTGTTCGTCCCCGATGGATCTACAGTTGCAACGAGAAACAGAAGTTACTTCCTCACCAGCTCTATGGAGTGGTGCCACAGGCCTGA
- the LOC115898748 gene encoding DNA repair protein XRCC1 isoform X2: MPEIRLRHVVSCSSQDSTHCADNLLKADTYRKWRAAKAGEKTISVVLQVLLVTSSFMSPSESRSGSNPNRVRMFGPDKLVRAAAEKRWDRVKIVCSQPYSKDSPFGLSFVRFHSPPDKDEAEAPSQKVTVTKLGQFRVKEEDESANSLRPGALFFSRINKTSPVTASDPAGPSYAAATLQASSAASSASPVSRAIGATSKPQESPKGKRKLDLNQEEKKTPSKPPAQLSPSVPKRPKLPAPTRTPAVVPVPAPAQGAVTGKPRGEGTEPRRPRAGPEDLGKILQGVVVVLSGFQNPFRSELRDKALELGAKYRPDWTQDSTHLICAFANTPKYSQVLGLGGRIVRKEWVLDCHRMRRRLPSRRYLMAGPGSSSEEDEASHSGSSGDEASKLPRKRPQTKTKPTQATGPSSPQKPPSPEETKAASSVLQEDIDIEGEQSEGQDNGAEDSGDTEDELRRVAEQKEHRPPPGQEENGEDPYAGSTDENTDDEEHQEPPDLPVPELPDFFQGKHFFLYGEFPGDERRKLIRYVTAFNGELEDCMSDRVQFVITAQEWDPSFEEALMDNPSLAFVRPRWIYSCNEKQKLLPHQLYGVVPQA; encoded by the exons ATGCCGGAGATCCGCCTCCGCCATGTCGTGTCCTGCAGCAGCCAGGACTCGACTCACTGTGCAGACAATCTTCTCAAGGCAGACACTTACCGAAAATGGCGGGCAGCCAAGGCAGGCGAGAAGACCATCTCTGTGGTCCTACAG GTCCTTCTGGTCACCTCATCTTTCATGTCCCCTTCTGAGagccgcagtggctcaaaccCCAACCGCGTTCGCATGTTTGGACCTGACAAGCTGGTCCGGGCAGCCGCCGAGAAGCGCTGGGACCGGGTCAAAATTGTCTGTAGCCAGCCCTACAGCAAGGACTCCCCCTTTGGCTTGAGTTTTGTACGGTTTCATAGCCCCCCAGACAAAGATGAGGCAGAGGCCCCGTCCCAGAAGGTGACAGTGACCAAGCTCGGCCAGTTCCGTGTGAAGGAGGAGGATGAGAGCGCCAACTCTTTGAGGCCGGGGGCTCTCTTCTTCAGCCGGATCAACAAGACATCCCCAGTCACGGCCAGCGACCCGGCAGGACCCAGCTATGCAGCTGCTACCCTCCAGGCCTCTAGtgctgcctcctcagcctctccagtctCCAGGGCCATAGGCGCCACCTCCAAGCCCCAGGAGTCTCCCAAAGGGAAGAGGAAGTTGGAtttgaaccaagaagaaaagaagaccCCCAGCAAACCACCAGCCCAGCTGTCGCCATCTGTTCCCAAGAGACCTAAATTACCAGCTCCCACTCGTACCCCAGCCGTAGTCCCAGTCCCTGCCCCAGCACAGGGGGCAGTGACAGGCAAGCCCCGAGGAGAAGGCACCGAGCCCAGACGACCCCGAGCTGGCCCAGAGGACCTAGGGAAGATCCTTCAGGGTGTGGTAGTGGTGCTGAGTGGCTTCCAGAACCCATTCCGCTCTGAGCTGCGAGATAAGGCCCTAGAGCTTGGGGCCAAGTACCGACCAGACTGGACCCAGGACAGCACGCACCTCATCTGTGCCTTTGCCAACACCCCCAAGTACAGCCAGGTCCTAGGCCTGGGAGGCCGCATCGTGCGTAAGGAGTGGGTGCTGGACTGTCACCGCATGCGTCGGCGGCTGCCCTCCCGAAGGTACCTCATGGCAGGGCCAGGCTCCAGCAGCGAGGAGGATGAGGCCTCTCACAGCGGCAGCAGTGGAGATGAAGCCTCCAAGCTTCCTCGAAAGCGCCCCCAGACCAAAACCAAACCCACTCAGGCAACGGGACCCAGCTCACCCCAGAAGCCCCCATCCCCTGAAGAGACCAAAGCAGCCTCATCAGTGCTCCAGGAAGATATAGACATTGAGGGGGAACAGTCAGAAGGACAGGACAACGGGGCGGAAGATTCTGGGGACACAGAGGATGAGCTGAGGAGGGTGGCTGAGCAGAAGGAACACAGACCACCCCCTGGCCAGGAGGAGAACGGGGAAGACCCGTATGCAGGCTCCACGGATGAGAACACGGACGATGAGGAACACCAGGAGCCACCTGATCTGCCAGTCCCTGAGCTCCCAGATTTCTTCCAGGGGAAGCACTTCTTCCTTTACGGGGAGTTCCCTGGGGATGAGCGGCGGAAACTCATCCGATATGTCACAGCCTTCAATGGTGAGCTCGAGGACTGTATGAGTGACCGGGTTCAGTTTGTGATCACGGCACAGGAATGGGATCCCAGTTTTGAGGAGGCCCTGATGGACAACCCCTCCCTGGCATTTGTTCGTCCCCGATGGATCTACAGTTGCAACGAGAAACAGAAGTTACTTCCTCACCAGCTCTATGGAGTGGTGCCACAGGCCTGA